A stretch of Lysinibacillus agricola DNA encodes these proteins:
- a CDS encoding ABC transporter permease, whose translation MLKNVTSRVEINSQPQFYNYNKIWTKPFILAIIVVIILGIISLFTGVYDIRGHEDGMEMFFITRVPRTAALMLTGAAMSMAGLVMQLITQNRFVEPTTTGTIEWSGLGLLFVYLLFPAPTLVLRMTGAIIFSFIGTMIFFLFLRRVKLRSSLIVPIIGLMLGAVISAVSTFMGLFFQMTQSIETWFVGSFAAVQVGRYEYLWLIVIVTLLIFLYANRLTLAGLGEDVATSLGVNYNRIVLFGTVLISFAVGIVAAVIGNLPFLGLIVPNIVSMFRGDDLRSNLPWVCLIGMGTITACDIISRTIIMPFEVPVSLILGTVGSVVFITILLRQRKPRRHR comes from the coding sequence GTGCTGAAAAATGTAACTTCTAGGGTTGAGATAAATTCTCAACCCCAGTTTTATAACTACAATAAGATATGGACAAAACCTTTTATATTAGCGATTATAGTTGTTATTATTTTAGGCATTATATCACTGTTTACTGGAGTGTATGATATACGTGGACATGAGGATGGCATGGAGATGTTTTTCATAACTCGTGTTCCGAGAACAGCTGCACTAATGCTTACTGGAGCTGCCATGTCAATGGCAGGACTCGTAATGCAACTGATCACACAGAATCGTTTTGTTGAACCTACTACAACAGGAACTATTGAATGGTCAGGATTAGGGCTGCTTTTTGTTTATTTATTATTTCCTGCCCCGACTTTAGTTCTAAGAATGACTGGTGCAATCATTTTTTCTTTTATAGGAACTATGATTTTCTTTTTATTTTTAAGAAGAGTTAAACTTCGTTCGTCTTTAATTGTCCCGATTATTGGATTGATGCTTGGAGCAGTCATTTCTGCAGTGTCCACTTTTATGGGACTCTTTTTTCAAATGACGCAAAGTATTGAAACTTGGTTTGTAGGTTCTTTTGCGGCTGTTCAGGTGGGAAGATATGAATATTTATGGCTAATTGTTATCGTTACTTTGCTTATTTTTCTTTATGCTAATAGATTGACTTTAGCTGGACTAGGAGAAGATGTCGCAACAAGCCTTGGCGTTAATTACAACAGGATTGTTCTTTTTGGGACTGTTCTCATTTCTTTTGCAGTTGGAATTGTTGCAGCTGTTATTGGAAACTTACCTTTCTTGGGTTTAATTGTCCCAAACATTGTTTCAATGTTTAGAGGCGATGATCTTAGGAGTAATTTACCTTGGGTATGTTTGATAGGAATGGGGACTATAACTGCCTGTGACATAATTTCTCGAACAATTATAATGCCTTTTGAAGTACCTGTTTCTTTAATACTTGGAACAGTGGGGTCAGTCGTGTTTATTACCATTTTATTGAGACAAAGAAAACCAAGGAGGCACCGATGA
- a CDS encoding iron chelate uptake ABC transporter family permease subunit — protein MNTLEYRNKENVEIDSSLHNEKRSARAFRSKKEERRYWILLITLIALGILSSYGLLVYNNPVPVDSPSFIPVVMRRIVALVAMIIAAVCQSLSTVAFQTITNNRIITPSLLGFEALYSTIHTSTIFFFGASALINFTGIGSFLFQVVVMVLMSLILYGWLLSGKYGNLQLMLLVGIIMGTGLNSVSTFMRRLLAPSEFDILQARLFGSVNNADSAYFPIVIPIVIIVAILLLAHSKNLNILSLGKDVATSFGVKYQSSVIYTLVLVAILMSISTALIGPLTFYGFLVATLSYQAASTYDHRYIFPMALAIGFLIITSAYFLMYHVFHAQGVVSVIIELFGGIIFLTVVLRKRAL, from the coding sequence ATGAACACATTGGAATATAGAAATAAAGAAAATGTCGAAATCGATTCTAGCCTTCATAATGAAAAGAGATCAGCTAGGGCTTTTCGTTCTAAGAAGGAAGAAAGACGTTATTGGATTTTGCTAATAACATTGATTGCTTTGGGCATCCTTTCTTCATATGGACTTTTAGTTTATAACAATCCAGTTCCAGTAGATTCACCTTCTTTTATCCCAGTTGTTATGAGAAGGATAGTAGCTCTTGTTGCAATGATTATTGCTGCAGTTTGTCAGAGCTTGTCGACGGTTGCTTTCCAAACGATTACGAATAATAGGATTATCACTCCTTCGCTTTTAGGTTTCGAAGCACTTTACTCAACAATTCATACTAGTACAATATTTTTCTTTGGTGCTAGTGCGTTGATAAATTTTACTGGGATTGGATCATTTTTATTTCAAGTTGTTGTTATGGTCTTGATGAGTTTGATCCTTTATGGATGGCTACTTTCTGGTAAATACGGGAATTTACAACTTATGCTTTTAGTTGGAATTATTATGGGCACTGGGCTAAATTCTGTGTCAACTTTCATGAGAAGACTACTTGCGCCTTCTGAATTTGATATTTTACAGGCAAGATTGTTTGGTTCTGTGAACAATGCAGATTCTGCATATTTTCCTATTGTAATTCCTATCGTAATAATTGTAGCAATATTACTTCTTGCTCATTCTAAGAATCTAAATATATTGTCACTAGGAAAGGATGTTGCTACTTCTTTTGGAGTTAAATATCAATCTAGTGTAATTTATACGCTTGTCTTAGTTGCTATTTTGATGTCAATTTCAACAGCTTTGATTGGACCACTTACTTTCTATGGCTTTTTAGTAGCAACTTTGAGCTATCAGGCAGCGTCCACTTATGATCATAGATATATTTTTCCAATGGCTCTTGCTATAGGATTTTTGATAATTACGAGTGCATACTTTTTGATGTATCATGTATTCCATGCTCAAGGTGTAGTTTCAGTTATTATCGAATTATTTGGTGGAATAATATTTTTAACTGTAGTTTTAAGGAAGAGGGCTTTATGA
- a CDS encoding ABC transporter ATP-binding protein — protein MIKIDNVKKFYTDKVKIGPLNIEIPKAGFTSLIGPNGAGKSTTLLMIGRLLDMEEGQIQVANMDVSGSKSKDLAKILTILRQENHFVTRLTIRQLVGFGRFPYSKGRLTKEDEAIISKYIDFLDLTDLEDRYLDELSGGQRQRAYVAMVLCQETEYVLLDEPLNNLDVARSVQMMEHLRRAANEFGRTILTVMHDINFAAKYSDRICAMKDGQIAAFGTVEEVMDSKILTDIFETKIEIIEGPYGPLAVY, from the coding sequence ATGATAAAAATTGATAATGTTAAAAAGTTCTATACTGATAAGGTAAAAATAGGACCTTTGAATATTGAAATACCAAAAGCGGGTTTTACTTCTTTAATTGGCCCAAATGGCGCTGGAAAGTCTACGACACTTTTGATGATTGGAAGACTTTTGGATATGGAGGAAGGTCAAATTCAAGTAGCAAATATGGATGTTTCTGGATCTAAATCCAAAGACTTAGCAAAAATTTTGACTATATTGCGACAAGAAAATCATTTTGTAACTAGGCTTACTATTAGACAACTAGTTGGATTTGGACGATTTCCTTATTCAAAGGGAAGATTAACTAAAGAAGATGAGGCTATTATTTCTAAATATATCGATTTTTTAGACTTGACTGATTTAGAAGATCGATATTTAGATGAGCTTTCAGGTGGTCAAAGACAAAGGGCATATGTAGCAATGGTTTTATGCCAAGAGACTGAATATGTACTTTTGGACGAGCCTCTGAACAATCTTGATGTTGCTCGTTCTGTTCAAATGATGGAGCATTTGAGACGTGCTGCTAATGAATTTGGAAGAACAATTCTGACTGTTATGCATGATATAAATTTTGCAGCCAAATATTCTGATAGAATTTGTGCTATGAAAGATGGACAAATTGCCGCTTTTGGAACAGTAGAAGAGGTTATGGATTCGAAAATTTTGACAGATATTTTCGAAACAAAAATAGAAATTATCGAAGGTCCTTATGGGCCACTCGCTGTTTATTAG
- a CDS encoding IS3 family transposase: MTYFNHYREQRYLKKLPPVKYRQQLQLE; encoded by the coding sequence ATGACATACTTCAATCATTATCGTGAGCAACGGTATTTGAAAAAGCTACCGCCTGTAAAATACAGGCAGCAACTTCAACTAGAGTAG
- the blaOXA gene encoding class D beta-lactamase, translating to MKKIFYYVLTLLLTLGIVGCSAQPESNNPNILSEVNVNQVQADPFFKDHDGTFILRDLKTEETYIYNEQRANEKLTPQSTFKVPNALIGLQLGVVRDEYDIKKWDGTEHEIISWNHDYTLGSGMRDSVVWYYQAMARDIGEQGMKEWLHKLSYGNENISGGIDQFWLQSSLKISPLEEVDFMEKLYKEDLPFDKSVMKTVKRMMIQEEGDHYILYGKTGTRITDMGLGWFVGFIVVENHPYVFVTNLDDSGTVAKNITLEMLKQYNLITE from the coding sequence ATGAAAAAAATATTTTATTATGTACTTACCCTATTGTTGACCTTAGGTATTGTAGGTTGTTCAGCTCAACCAGAGTCTAACAATCCTAACATCCTAAGTGAAGTTAACGTTAACCAAGTTCAGGCTGATCCATTTTTTAAAGATCATGATGGGACCTTTATTTTGCGAGATTTAAAAACAGAGGAAACTTATATCTATAATGAGCAGAGAGCAAATGAAAAACTAACTCCCCAATCTACCTTTAAAGTTCCTAATGCATTAATTGGGTTACAATTAGGAGTTGTTAGAGATGAATATGATATCAAAAAATGGGATGGTACAGAACACGAAATTATCTCCTGGAACCATGACTATACCCTTGGATCAGGAATGCGTGATTCTGTAGTTTGGTATTATCAAGCAATGGCTCGAGATATTGGTGAACAGGGTATGAAAGAATGGTTGCATAAACTCTCCTACGGTAATGAAAATATTAGCGGAGGAATTGACCAATTTTGGTTACAAAGTTCATTGAAAATATCACCATTGGAAGAAGTCGATTTTATGGAAAAACTTTATAAAGAAGACCTTCCATTTGATAAATCTGTTATGAAGACTGTTAAACGCATGATGATTCAAGAAGAAGGAGATCATTACATTCTTTATGGAAAAACGGGAACTAGAATTACAGACATGGGACTAGGGTGGTTTGTTGGTTTTATCGTAGTTGAAAACCATCCTTATGTTTTTGTTACAAATCTTGATGATTCTGGAACCGTTGCAAAGAACATTACTTTAGAGATGTTAAAGCAATATAATTTGATTACAGAGTAA
- a CDS encoding peptidoglycan D,D-transpeptidase FtsI family protein has translation MRKEPEKNRAASVKRKHHSNLTFRMNVLFFAIFIVFSMLIFRLGYMQIVKGKDYVRILERKEEVSVNTSVPRGRMYDRYGRILVDNQPENAITYTKMQTSTTEEMLDIAEKLAQLIEQPTNRVTLRDKLDFWILKNHDDAYAKVSKAEEKKIRELENMTTSQINAQIDKLVRERITHEELTQLTDADLEVLAIYREMASGYSLSPQIIKSENVSAEEFARVSERLTELPGVNTTTDWKRVKLSSLAILGRTTVPTKGIPKEKLNYYLARDYSRNDRVGESYIEAQYEELLQGQKTVVKNITNKKGQIVDTITTYEGEPGKDLVLTLDSELTAATEKIVEEELLKLKALPGSYLLDRAFLVMMDPNTGDILSMVGKKIEKNPETGKNEVVDYSFGNFTTAYEAGSAVKGATLLTGYNLGVITPSTVFGDEPIHLMQTKPKTSIFNRNGYISMDGLTALERSSNVYMFKTALLINGTPYSYGMPLRLNENTFPKMRNNYAQFGLGVKTGIDLPNEFSGVQGPSDPTMGGKALDLAIGQYDTYTPLQLVQYISTIANGGYRIQPHVVKEVHDPSKDGQQLGQLVTEIGPTILNRIDNSADEIDYVKTGLRRVYTGSKGSARQEFANAPFTAAGKTGTAQAVYYGPLTEYYGTESISFTHVGYAPYENPEIAYAVIIPWATTNTSANLTNNNVIARKALDKYFEIKAKYKNEKVTDSDVSHPILPAITKDEIGEDEQE, from the coding sequence CTGCGCAAAGAACCGGAAAAAAATCGCGCGGCGAGTGTTAAAAGAAAACATCACTCTAATTTAACATTTCGTATGAATGTCCTTTTCTTTGCTATATTTATCGTATTTTCGATGTTAATTTTTAGGCTTGGCTATATGCAAATTGTCAAAGGGAAAGATTATGTACGTATTTTAGAGCGTAAAGAGGAAGTATCTGTCAATACAAGTGTGCCAAGGGGACGAATGTATGATCGATATGGGCGTATTCTAGTGGATAACCAACCAGAAAATGCGATTACGTATACGAAAATGCAGACTAGTACAACGGAGGAAATGCTGGATATAGCCGAAAAGCTGGCACAATTGATTGAGCAACCAACAAACCGTGTCACTTTACGTGATAAGCTGGATTTTTGGATATTAAAAAATCATGACGATGCCTATGCAAAAGTATCAAAGGCAGAGGAAAAGAAAATTAGAGAGCTAGAAAATATGACGACAAGTCAAATCAATGCACAGATTGATAAGCTTGTCCGTGAACGAATTACGCACGAAGAATTAACACAATTGACGGATGCTGACTTAGAAGTATTAGCAATCTATCGAGAAATGGCATCAGGTTATAGTTTATCACCACAAATTATTAAAAGTGAAAATGTATCAGCTGAAGAATTTGCACGTGTCTCTGAGCGTTTAACTGAATTACCAGGTGTTAACACAACGACTGACTGGAAACGTGTGAAATTATCATCACTGGCTATTTTAGGACGTACAACCGTACCAACAAAAGGGATTCCAAAAGAAAAGCTAAATTATTATTTAGCTCGTGATTATTCGCGAAATGACCGTGTAGGTGAAAGTTATATTGAAGCTCAATATGAAGAATTACTGCAAGGGCAAAAAACAGTTGTGAAAAATATTACGAATAAAAAAGGACAGATAGTCGATACCATTACGACTTATGAGGGTGAGCCTGGTAAAGATTTAGTCTTAACACTAGATAGTGAGTTAACGGCTGCAACAGAAAAAATTGTAGAGGAAGAATTGCTGAAATTAAAAGCACTTCCTGGCTCATATTTATTGGATCGTGCCTTTTTAGTAATGATGGACCCGAATACAGGCGATATTTTATCAATGGTTGGTAAGAAAATCGAAAAAAATCCTGAAACGGGGAAAAATGAAGTTGTCGATTATTCGTTTGGTAACTTTACGACAGCTTATGAGGCTGGTTCAGCTGTAAAAGGCGCAACTTTACTAACAGGTTATAACTTAGGAGTCATCACACCAAGTACTGTATTTGGAGATGAACCAATTCATTTAATGCAAACCAAACCAAAAACCTCTATTTTTAACAGGAATGGCTATATTTCGATGGATGGTTTAACTGCTCTTGAACGTTCCTCTAACGTATATATGTTTAAAACAGCGTTGCTTATTAATGGAACGCCATATAGCTATGGGATGCCTCTCCGTTTAAATGAGAACACATTCCCAAAAATGCGTAATAATTATGCCCAGTTTGGCTTAGGTGTAAAAACAGGTATTGATTTACCAAATGAATTTAGTGGCGTACAAGGTCCGTCTGATCCAACGATGGGCGGTAAAGCACTCGACTTAGCGATTGGGCAATATGATACGTATACACCTTTACAATTGGTGCAGTATATTTCGACAATAGCAAATGGCGGCTATCGCATTCAGCCACATGTTGTCAAAGAGGTACATGATCCATCAAAAGATGGACAGCAGCTTGGTCAACTAGTAACAGAAATTGGACCGACTATTTTAAATCGAATTGATAATTCTGCAGATGAAATCGATTATGTAAAAACAGGTTTACGCCGTGTTTATACTGGTTCAAAAGGTTCAGCTCGACAGGAATTTGCAAATGCTCCATTTACAGCTGCAGGGAAAACAGGAACAGCTCAGGCAGTATATTATGGTCCATTAACAGAATATTATGGTACAGAATCAATTTCCTTTACTCATGTTGGCTATGCGCCTTATGAAAATCCTGAAATTGCCTACGCTGTTATTATTCCGTGGGCAACAACAAACACAAGTGCGAATTTAACTAATAATAATGTCATTGCTAGGAAAGCATTGGATAAATATTTCGAGATAAAAGCAAAATATAAAAATGAGAAAGTAACTGATAGTGATGTGTCGCATCCAATTTTACCAGCTATTACTAAAGATGAAATTGGTGAAGATGAGCAAGAATAA
- a CDS encoding LysR family transcriptional regulator has protein sequence MNLKELITFQTIVSQGGFNKAASHLHFAQSTITSHIQRLEKDLGIQIFESGKSNQLTRAGVLFAQEVNQLIKHWEYVKGQVKFYDLEEYGVINIGLVEPLASRYFPNALKKFKIQKPNVTCNIFVGNTVYLANLLLGDDLDFAFCSLPEDGINFTFSPIYEEKIVAVLPTNHPLCAYEKVSLDKFKGYTLLKGGDGCPYRRRIESAIMGLISNPDFITINNISIVPYYVSENIGIGIMPLSLVPSSIPNITIRELDVENDLIPIGMLRTTTIPDLSFTKKMLCDFLIEEIKISE, from the coding sequence ATGAACTTAAAAGAACTTATTACTTTTCAAACAATCGTTTCACAAGGCGGTTTTAATAAGGCAGCCTCTCACCTTCACTTTGCTCAATCAACCATTACCTCACATATTCAGCGACTCGAAAAAGACCTAGGTATTCAAATTTTTGAGAGTGGAAAAAGTAATCAATTGACTAGAGCAGGTGTTTTATTTGCACAAGAAGTTAACCAATTAATTAAGCATTGGGAATATGTAAAGGGACAGGTAAAGTTCTATGATTTAGAGGAATATGGTGTTATAAATATAGGTCTCGTTGAACCTCTGGCAAGTAGATATTTTCCAAATGCATTAAAAAAGTTCAAAATCCAAAAGCCTAATGTAACCTGTAATATTTTTGTAGGGAATACAGTTTATTTAGCAAATTTACTACTAGGGGATGATCTTGATTTTGCATTTTGTTCACTTCCTGAAGATGGTATAAATTTCACGTTTTCTCCCATTTATGAAGAGAAAATTGTTGCAGTGCTTCCAACTAACCATCCTCTTTGTGCGTATGAAAAAGTTTCACTTGATAAGTTTAAAGGATACACTCTTTTAAAGGGTGGAGATGGATGTCCTTACAGAAGAAGAATTGAATCGGCTATTATGGGGTTAATAAGCAACCCCGATTTCATAACTATTAATAATATATCTATTGTTCCTTACTATGTATCAGAAAACATAGGAATTGGAATTATGCCTTTATCACTTGTACCATCTTCGATCCCTAACATTACAATAAGAGAACTTGATGTTGAAAATGACCTAATTCCCATTGGTATGCTAAGAACCACTACTATACCAGACTTATCTTTTACAAAAAAAATGCTTTGTGATTTTTTAATAGAAGAAATCAAAATTTCTGAATAA